CCGATTATTTTAAAACGATATTGAAATTATCCAGTACAACGCCGGCATCTACCATCCAGATTTTTAGGGTTTGTAATCCTGGTTCAGCAACTGTGTGAGTAGATGTACCAATCGACGCCGCTCGCAAGGTATTCAACTTCCAAGTCTTGGAATACTCAATAGCGTTAATATCAATAACTTGTGGGGTATCGCCATTTAACGAAATGGCGTAACGTAAGCCGCGGTGCGCAGAAGTCAGCCGATGGGTGGGCAGGCACTGGGTTGCTATTTCTACCCCTCCGGTATTAAACATATGGAATTGATAGGTTAATGAAGGGCTTTGTTGCAATAGCTTGTCAGGTGCAATACTTTGGCTGGTGACGGGTTGAATGGTCATACCATGTCGAGATGCAGTCGCCGAGTCTGCCTTGCGCCAACCTGTATTGCCCTTGTCTTCAAGACGGAGAAAATCTTCAGCTTCAATCGAAACCCGCCCGTTGTTTTCCACGGCCTTCGGCAGGCTGGCAGGTGTTAAGCCTTCCGGGTTAAAGACTGTTAAATCAATTGTACGCTGATAACCCGTAGCGTTAAAAACTATGCTGGCCGGTACGGCAGTGCCTTTGGGGGCTACACGCCAATCGACACTGACTATCAAGCGTGTGTCGCTGCTGCCAGCCATCTGGCTTATGTTAACCCAGGGCCTATTGGCACTGGCTGTCCAGGGGAGTGGTTTTTGGCCTTGGTTAAACACGTCAATAAAATAGCGAGAGTCGGCTGGTCGATTGAAGGTGGGCAGTGTGCCGGGTTGGTCGCTAACTAAAGGCACTGCTGCGCCTTCAGGTACAACCCCTAGTGCGGCTTCGGCGCTTGGGGTAAAGCTACCGGTTTTTGGCATTATCCAAGCGTTTTGAGTTTCGCGAGCCCAACTCTGGAGCTGTTCTGTGGGCATGGGGCTTAACATATGATTCCATTTGCCATCCGCATTTTGTTCGTTGTAGTAGCGGGTTTCTTTCAGTAGCGCCTGCTGCGCGTTATTTGCTGCTTTGGCTAACTCATTAGTAGCGGTGCGATTTTGAGACGCCCATAACCGGCTGCGTTCGGCGAGTAATACGCGTTGATTGGCGTAGTTAGAAGCACGTACGGGGTAAAGCACCATTGCATAAAACGCTGCTTTATCTGCATCGGAAAGCGATGCATAAATCACGCTGGCTTTATGTGCTAGCGCTGTAAAATGGTCGAGCCGTTTCTGTGCTTCATCCCCTTTGCTCGTTAAACTGAAACCACTTTTTTCGCGGTTCAAGTGCTCCGGGCGTCTATTAATATTCAAGTGAAAAAGCTCACCCAAAATATCCGCTACGGTATTGGCTTGGATTTTGTTGATCGATGTAAAGTGTTTTGCCGCCCACTGGCTTAGGTATTGTTGTTGGTCGAAATTACGGAACGCTTCTGGGTTGCGGGCCAATCGAAGAAAAAAGTCTGTGCCGATTTCGTGGGGTTTAATATCGCCAATATTAATTAACCAGTACTTGCTTGCACTAAAATCCCAGGCTTTTATCATTTCCGACAAGGTCATACCCGGTGGCGTGGTGTACAGCCACAAGTAACTGCTGGGCAGCCCCCAATAAGATGCATGATAGTAAACACCTGAGCCACCCGAGCGTTGATTCTCCTCTGGCGTTGACAGCTGTCGAATATAACCGTGGTTATCATCGGGCCAAACAATGGTGATATCTTCTGGCAATTGTAAGCCAGACTGATATTGCACTAGGGTCTCTTTATAGGGAATAAATATCTGCGGTATATCAGCCGGGTTGGCGTGAACATGCTCGGCAATCATTTTTCGCTGGTCTGGAATAATGTCGTTTTGAATTTTTGCTGCTTTTTCTTCGTCGGTAATGCCTTTGGGGGCGAACATGCCCGCATCGGCACGTCCGCGCATGCCGATGGTATAGATGTTTTCGTAGCTCGCGGTTTCAATAACCCGTTGCTCCCAGAACGTATAAATATTATCGCGGTTGCTCCAGTAGCTGTAGTCGCCCAGTTTTTCGGGTTTGTATTCGTGGCTGTTACGCATCATGGGTTCGTGATGGGAGGTGCTGATAATAACCGCATAGTTATCGGCAACCACTTTGTTCTGCGGATGCAGGTAAAACGGTGTCGATTCACGAGGGTACTCGTGCATGGCTGGCCATAT
The Teredinibacter franksiae DNA segment above includes these coding regions:
- a CDS encoding glycosyl hydrolase 115 family protein is translated as MLVIKRRIFFRVLACTIKPIQLKSILFILLCSFLSACLSSNKQAVESEYSTASRWQPYDGMTPSAPTPHDYFATPFMAVTTIASEASFKIADKNSSTTIYYSEDDAAVVAIAATALSDDIKRITGVQPLISTAAITDNTAIIVGTIGQSPLIDTLIANRKLNTSAINGKWEAYTAAVINTPLPGVEQALVIAGSDRRGTAYGVFALSEAIGVSPWYFWGDVATAKKPALYVSGSYTQHSPAVKYRGIFINDEDWGFQPWAAKTFEPEFGNIGPKTYATVFELMLRLHANTIWPAMHEYPRESTPFYLHPQNKVVADNYAVIISTSHHEPMMRNSHEYKPEKLGDYSYWSNRDNIYTFWEQRVIETASYENIYTIGMRGRADAGMFAPKGITDEEKAAKIQNDIIPDQRKMIAEHVHANPADIPQIFIPYKETLVQYQSGLQLPEDITIVWPDDNHGYIRQLSTPEENQRSGGSGVYYHASYWGLPSSYLWLYTTPPGMTLSEMIKAWDFSASKYWLINIGDIKPHEIGTDFFLRLARNPEAFRNFDQQQYLSQWAAKHFTSINKIQANTVADILGELFHLNINRRPEHLNREKSGFSLTSKGDEAQKRLDHFTALAHKASVIYASLSDADKAAFYAMVLYPVRASNYANQRVLLAERSRLWASQNRTATNELAKAANNAQQALLKETRYYNEQNADGKWNHMLSPMPTEQLQSWARETQNAWIMPKTGSFTPSAEAALGVVPEGAAVPLVSDQPGTLPTFNRPADSRYFIDVFNQGQKPLPWTASANRPWVNISQMAGSSDTRLIVSVDWRVAPKGTAVPASIVFNATGYQRTIDLTVFNPEGLTPASLPKAVENNGRVSIEAEDFLRLEDKGNTGWRKADSATASRHGMTIQPVTSQSIAPDKLLQQSPSLTYQFHMFNTGGVEIATQCLPTHRLTSAHRGLRYAISLNGDTPQVIDINAIEYSKTWKLNTLRAASIGTSTHTVAEPGLQTLKIWMVDAGVVLDNFNIVLK